One genomic segment of Pseudomonadota bacterium includes these proteins:
- a CDS encoding YdcH family protein, with the protein MTDIEDQDNVDRELFKNVEKLRELRIAHRDLDEVISRLSLDFQSDQLQLKRLKKRKLILKDQITRLESELIPDLNA; encoded by the coding sequence ATGACAGACATCGAAGATCAGGACAACGTCGATCGCGAGCTGTTCAAGAACGTTGAAAAGCTGCGTGAGCTGCGCATCGCGCACCGCGATCTCGACGAGGTGATCTCGCGACTGTCACTCGACTTCCAGTCCGACCAGCTGCAGCTGAAGCGCCTCAAGAAACGCAAGCTCATCCTCAAGGACCAGATCACCCGGCTCGAAAGCGAGCTGATTCCCGATCTGAACGCATGA
- a CDS encoding PHP domain-containing protein, whose amino-acid sequence MRGVSYGPRMDSTPEPLVDFHTHSHYSDGVLAPAALVERARGRNVGTLALTDHDTTAGLAEARAACATAGVEFVAGVELSCHWRGQTIHIVGLQFEESHAGLQSHLRSVLARRQARLAEIGERLEKRARLPGRELAAIAAQATAPTRLHLARLLVERGHAKDTQEAFDRWLNRDKAGHVPAEWPTLAAAMTALRDSGAIAVLAHPHRYRCSSGQMRELVAAFVQEGGRALEASMAGMGPNDADRIASLCRRFKLHASMGSDFHDPAVPWNPLGRWLKLAAGLEPVTQVLKSHALKDDPLKR is encoded by the coding sequence ATGAGGGGCGTATCATACGGCCCCCGCATGGACTCAACCCCCGAACCGCTGGTCGATTTCCACACCCACAGCCATTACTCCGATGGCGTGCTGGCGCCGGCGGCGCTGGTCGAACGGGCGCGCGGCCGCAATGTCGGCACGTTGGCGCTCACCGATCACGACACCACCGCCGGCCTCGCGGAGGCACGCGCTGCGTGCGCCACGGCGGGCGTCGAATTCGTTGCCGGTGTCGAGTTGTCCTGTCACTGGCGCGGCCAAACTATTCACATCGTCGGGCTGCAGTTCGAGGAGTCACACGCCGGCTTGCAATCGCACCTGCGTTCGGTGCTCGCGCGGCGCCAGGCACGCCTCGCGGAAATCGGCGAACGGCTCGAAAAACGCGCCCGGCTGCCGGGCCGCGAACTGGCCGCCATCGCAGCGCAGGCCACCGCCCCCACCCGCCTGCACCTGGCACGGCTGCTGGTCGAGCGCGGTCACGCAAAGGACACACAGGAAGCCTTCGATCGCTGGCTGAATCGCGACAAGGCAGGCCACGTGCCGGCGGAATGGCCCACGCTCGCGGCGGCCATGACGGCTTTGCGCGACAGCGGCGCCATTGCCGTGCTCGCGCATCCGCATCGTTATCGCTGCTCGTCCGGGCAGATGCGCGAACTGGTCGCGGCTTTCGTGCAGGAAGGTGGACGGGCCCTCGAGGCGAGCATGGCCGGCATGGGCCCGAACGACGCGGATCGCATCGCCTCGTTATGTCGGAGATTCAAGCTGCACGCCTCGATGGGCTCGGATTTTCACGATCCGGCCGTGCCGTGGAATCCCCTTGGCCGCTGGCTTAAGCTTGCCGCCGGTCTCGAGCCGGTCACCCAGGTCCTGAAAAGCCACGCCTTGAAAGACGACCCCCTCAAGCGATGA
- the yrfG gene encoding GMP/IMP nucleotidase produces MSPLPQRNDSRPDWAAIDTVLLDLDGTLLDQAYDNHIWRDLVPQRFAVAHAMELHAAYAEIARRFRERSGTLDWYCIEYWSRTLEIDIGALHREVRSHVAWLPGAQEFLQRMRAAGKRLLLLTNSHPVALAVKHEETGVLDYLDGAVTSHDFGHPKEHAPFWNAASAHFGFDPAHALFADDNSKMLDAARNAGIRWVYGVRHWDTRGSRREHADHAAVDGVADL; encoded by the coding sequence ATGTCGCCCCTCCCTCAACGCAACGATTCGCGGCCGGACTGGGCGGCGATCGACACGGTGCTGCTCGATCTCGACGGCACGTTGCTCGACCAGGCCTACGACAACCACATCTGGCGCGATCTCGTGCCGCAGCGATTCGCGGTGGCGCACGCGATGGAGCTGCATGCGGCCTACGCGGAAATCGCCCGGCGCTTTCGCGAGCGCAGCGGCACCCTCGACTGGTACTGCATCGAATACTGGTCGCGCACGCTCGAGATCGACATCGGCGCGTTGCATCGCGAGGTGCGCTCGCACGTGGCATGGCTGCCCGGTGCGCAGGAATTCCTGCAGCGGATGCGCGCGGCCGGCAAACGGCTGCTGCTGCTCACCAATTCGCACCCGGTCGCGCTCGCCGTGAAACACGAAGAAACCGGCGTGCTGGACTATCTGGACGGCGCCGTGACTTCACACGATTTCGGCCATCCGAAGGAGCACGCGCCGTTCTGGAACGCAGCGTCGGCGCACTTCGGGTTCGATCCCGCACACGCGCTGTTCGCCGATGACAATTCGAAGATGCTGGATGCGGCTCGCAACGCCGGCATTCGCTGGGTATACGGCGTACGCCACTGGGATACCCGCGGCTCGCGCCGCGAGCATGCGGATCATGCCGCGGTAGATGGAGTCGCCGACCTCTAG
- a CDS encoding DEAD/DEAH box helicase, whose amino-acid sequence MTETHLSELAFASLDLVPEVAQGIRDAGFVRATPVQAMTLPIALTGKDVAGQAQTGTGKTAAFLVALFQRLLTNPMPGRSATGIRALILAPTRELAVQIFNDAEVLGKHTGLKIGVVYGGVDYEKQRKSLQDGMDVLIGTPGRVIDYFKQHVFDMRHAQAVVLDEADRMFDLGFIADIRFILRRLPKPELRQSMLFSATLSQRVLELAYEHMNNPELVRIEPDRVTADKVRQLIYFPAMEEKIPLLIGLLRLYDAHRTMVFVNTKRVAEKLEAYLIANGFKAQALSGDVPQKKRLRFMKEFHSGELAVLIATDVASRGLHIPDVSHVFNYDLPQDAADYVHRIGRTARAGAEGDAISFGCEEYAVGLPDIERYISHKIEVAPVKLELLAKDLKPPVYKEWDPEDGPRPMRRPGGGGGGRGGPRRPGGGGGPPRRGGGPRRGGR is encoded by the coding sequence ATGACAGAGACACACCTTTCCGAGCTGGCGTTCGCCTCGCTCGATCTCGTTCCCGAAGTGGCACAGGGCATCCGCGATGCCGGTTTTGTCCGTGCGACACCGGTCCAGGCAATGACCTTGCCCATCGCCCTCACCGGCAAAGATGTCGCGGGGCAGGCACAGACGGGTACCGGTAAAACGGCAGCCTTCCTGGTGGCGCTGTTCCAGCGGCTGCTGACCAACCCGATGCCGGGACGCAGCGCCACCGGGATTCGCGCCCTGATCCTCGCGCCGACACGCGAACTGGCGGTGCAGATCTTCAACGACGCGGAAGTGCTGGGTAAGCACACGGGGCTCAAGATCGGCGTCGTATATGGCGGCGTCGATTACGAAAAACAACGCAAGTCGTTGCAGGACGGCATGGACGTGCTGATCGGCACTCCGGGCCGCGTCATCGACTACTTCAAGCAACACGTGTTCGACATGCGGCATGCGCAGGCCGTGGTGCTCGACGAGGCGGATCGCATGTTCGATCTCGGCTTCATCGCCGATATCCGCTTCATCCTGCGGCGGCTGCCGAAGCCCGAGTTGCGGCAGTCCATGCTGTTTTCGGCGACCTTGTCGCAGCGGGTGCTCGAGCTCGCGTACGAACACATGAACAACCCCGAGCTCGTGCGCATCGAGCCCGACCGCGTCACCGCCGACAAGGTGCGGCAGCTGATTTACTTCCCGGCAATGGAAGAAAAGATTCCGCTGCTCATAGGGCTGCTGCGCCTGTACGACGCGCACCGCACGATGGTGTTCGTGAACACCAAGCGCGTCGCGGAGAAGCTCGAGGCCTATCTGATCGCGAACGGCTTCAAGGCACAGGCGCTGTCGGGCGACGTGCCGCAGAAGAAGCGGCTGCGTTTCATGAAGGAATTCCACTCGGGCGAGCTCGCCGTGCTGATCGCGACCGATGTCGCCTCGCGTGGTCTGCACATTCCCGACGTGAGCCACGTGTTCAATTACGACCTGCCGCAGGACGCGGCCGACTACGTGCATCGCATCGGCCGTACGGCGCGTGCCGGCGCCGAGGGCGATGCGATCAGCTTCGGCTGCGAGGAATACGCGGTAGGCCTGCCGGACATCGAGCGCTACATCTCGCACAAGATCGAAGTCGCGCCGGTCAAGCTGGAATTGCTGGCCAAGGACCTCAAACCGCCGGTCTACAAGGAATGGGACCCGGAAGACGGCCCGCGCCCGATGCGCCGTCCCGGTGGTGGCGGTGGCGGCCGGGGTGGCCCGCGCAGACCCGGTGGCGGGGGTGGCCCGCCGCGTCGCGGCGGCGGCCCACGCCGCGGCGGTAGATAG
- the trxA gene encoding thioredoxin TrxA, translated as MSNPDIVHTTDATFSQDVLKSDKPVLLDFWAEWCGPCKMIAPILDEIATEYKDKLRIAKIDIESNPQTPPKYGIRNIPTLILFKNGTVEAQKVGSVRKPDLKSFLDAHL; from the coding sequence GTGAGTAACCCGGATATCGTCCACACCACGGACGCTACGTTCAGTCAGGACGTGCTCAAGTCCGACAAGCCCGTTCTTCTCGACTTCTGGGCCGAGTGGTGTGGGCCCTGCAAGATGATCGCGCCGATCCTCGACGAGATCGCGACGGAGTACAAAGACAAGCTCCGCATCGCCAAGATCGACATCGAGTCGAATCCGCAAACGCCGCCGAAATACGGCATCCGCAACATCCCGACGCTGATTCTCTTCAAGAACGGCACGGTGGAGGCCCAGAAGGTCGGCTCGGTGCGCAAGCCCGACCTGAAGTCCTTTCTGGACGCACACCTGTGA
- the rho gene encoding transcription termination factor Rho — translation MNLSVLKAKPIYELVKMAESMGVEGMARSRKQDIIFGILKAHSRDGQNIYGDGVLEILQDGFGFLRSSDGSYLAGPDDIYVSPSQIRRFNARTGDTISGLIRPPKDGERYFALLKVGEINFDSPDSSRNKVLFENLTPFHPTKRLKLQRGNGSTEDLTARAIDLVSPIGKGQRGLIVSPPKAGKTMLLQNIATSITANHPEVHLIVLLIDERPEEVTEMQRTVKGEVVSSTFDEPAARHVQVAEMVIEKAKRLVEHKKDVVILLDSITRLARAYNTVVPSSGKVLTGGVDANALQRPKRFFGAARNIEEGGSLTILATALIDTGSKMDDVIYEEFKGTGNCEIHLDRRIAEKRVFPAMNINRSGTRKEELITDPGELAKIWILRKLLHPMDELAAVEFLLDKMKDTKTNAEFFDAMKR, via the coding sequence ATGAATCTGTCGGTGCTCAAGGCCAAGCCGATCTACGAACTGGTCAAGATGGCCGAGTCCATGGGCGTCGAAGGCATGGCCCGCTCGCGCAAGCAGGACATCATCTTCGGCATCCTCAAGGCCCACTCGCGCGACGGCCAGAACATCTACGGCGATGGCGTGCTCGAAATCCTGCAGGACGGCTTCGGCTTCCTGCGCTCGTCCGACGGCAGTTATCTCGCTGGTCCGGACGATATTTACGTATCGCCCAGCCAGATCCGCCGCTTCAACGCGCGCACCGGCGACACCATCTCGGGCCTGATCCGCCCGCCGAAAGATGGCGAGCGCTACTTCGCGCTGCTGAAAGTCGGCGAGATCAATTTCGATTCTCCCGATTCTTCGCGCAACAAGGTGCTGTTCGAGAACCTGACGCCGTTCCATCCCACCAAGCGGCTCAAGCTGCAGCGGGGCAATGGTTCGACGGAAGATCTCACCGCCCGCGCCATCGACCTGGTCTCGCCCATCGGCAAGGGCCAGCGCGGCCTCATCGTCTCGCCGCCGAAAGCCGGCAAGACCATGCTGCTGCAGAACATCGCCACCTCCATCACGGCTAACCACCCGGAAGTGCACCTCATCGTGCTGCTCATCGACGAGCGCCCGGAAGAAGTGACCGAGATGCAGCGCACCGTGAAGGGCGAAGTGGTCTCCTCGACGTTCGACGAACCCGCCGCCCGCCACGTGCAGGTCGCGGAAATGGTGATCGAAAAGGCCAAGCGCCTGGTCGAACACAAGAAAGACGTCGTGATCCTGCTCGATTCCATCACGCGCCTGGCGCGCGCCTACAACACCGTGGTGCCGAGCTCCGGCAAAGTGCTCACCGGTGGTGTGGACGCCAATGCGTTGCAGCGGCCGAAACGCTTCTTTGGCGCCGCGCGCAATATCGAGGAGGGTGGCAGCCTAACTATCCTGGCCACCGCGCTCATCGACACCGGCTCGAAGATGGACGACGTGATCTACGAGGAGTTCAAGGGCACGGGCAACTGCGAAATCCACCTGGATCGCCGCATCGCTGAAAAGCGTGTGTTCCCCGCCATGAACATCAATCGTTCGGGCACCCGCAAGGAAGAGCTCATCACCGACCCGGGCGAACTGGCGAAGATCTGGATCCTGCGCAAGCTGCTGCATCCGATGGATGAGCTGGCCGCGGTCGAGTTCCTGCTCGACAAGATGAAGGATACGAAGACCAACGCCGAGTTCTTCGACGCGATGAAGAGGTAG
- a CDS encoding alpha/beta fold hydrolase, producing the protein MEERRKPVLGRVVPGVSPDLQRRLRRFFALAQALGTRLAGWLAFRMFLTPPRRAMDATDAQVSAQAQKSTLRFGTEEFTLWRWDHGGPTVVLLHGWGSRASRFGNFIAPLRAAGFTVIGIDAPAHGDSRGRSADLPRFRESLAQVLRLHEPIHAVIGHSLGGGAVLTVLAETAEHHPKKICLFGVPGDMDYILESFAMMLGLKPPAMANLRARFAAKFGRPAREISVRAAAPSVRVPVLVVHDEDDNVAPFAQGSALAAAIPGARLLATRGFGHSGALRDAATIERVVAFLRE; encoded by the coding sequence ATGGAAGAGCGTCGCAAGCCGGTACTGGGCCGCGTCGTGCCAGGCGTGTCGCCCGACCTGCAACGGAGGCTGCGGCGCTTCTTCGCGCTGGCGCAGGCGTTGGGCACGCGGCTCGCCGGCTGGCTGGCGTTTCGCATGTTCCTCACGCCGCCGCGGCGCGCCATGGACGCCACCGACGCGCAGGTCAGTGCGCAGGCGCAGAAATCCACGCTGCGGTTCGGGACGGAGGAGTTCACGCTGTGGCGCTGGGACCATGGCGGCCCCACGGTCGTGCTGCTGCATGGCTGGGGTTCCCGCGCCTCGCGCTTCGGCAATTTCATCGCGCCGCTGCGCGCGGCGGGGTTCACAGTGATCGGCATCGACGCGCCGGCGCACGGGGATTCACGCGGCCGCAGCGCCGACCTGCCGCGTTTCCGCGAAAGCCTGGCGCAGGTGCTGCGCCTGCACGAGCCCATTCACGCCGTGATCGGGCATTCGCTCGGCGGCGGCGCGGTGCTCACCGTGCTGGCCGAAACCGCCGAACATCATCCGAAGAAGATCTGCCTGTTCGGCGTACCCGGCGACATGGACTACATCCTGGAATCGTTCGCCATGATGCTGGGATTGAAGCCGCCCGCGATGGCCAACCTGCGCGCGCGGTTCGCGGCGAAGTTCGGACGCCCGGCCCGCGAGATTTCCGTGCGGGCCGCGGCGCCGAGCGTGCGCGTGCCGGTGCTGGTGGTGCACGACGAGGACGACAACGTCGCGCCGTTCGCGCAAGGGTCGGCGCTCGCCGCGGCCATTCCGGGCGCGCGGCTGCTGGCGACGCGTGGCTTCGGCCACAGCGGCGCATTACGCGACGCCGCGACGATCGAACGCGTCGTGGCATTCCTCAGGGAGTGA
- a CDS encoding DnaJ C-terminal domain-containing protein gives MKYTDYYAALGVARGASPDEIKKAYRKLAQKYHPDVSKEAGAEDRFKEVAEAYQTLKDPEKRAAYDALGQRPQGEEFRPPPDWARQHGAAGGAENFSFDGVDFGDLFERFGARGGRGARGGPFGAGNGQLPGQDFEVPVEISIEDAYRGTTLELNLSMPEYDASGQLRRVPHVVKARVAPGAVDGQRLRLPGKGGKGFNGGRDGDLYLDISLKTHRLFRATDHDLYLDLPLSPWEAALGATVEVPTLGGAVKLKVPAGTSTGQKLRLSGRGLPKPRGGAGDLFAVTQIVVPAQPGEGERALYEQLRDQSQFDPRRHFGGEST, from the coding sequence ATGAAGTACACCGACTATTACGCCGCGCTCGGAGTCGCGCGCGGCGCTTCGCCTGACGAAATCAAGAAGGCGTATCGAAAACTCGCGCAGAAGTATCACCCGGACGTTTCCAAGGAAGCCGGTGCCGAGGATCGCTTCAAGGAAGTGGCCGAGGCGTACCAGACGCTGAAAGATCCGGAAAAACGCGCCGCCTACGACGCGTTGGGCCAGCGGCCGCAGGGTGAGGAATTCCGGCCACCGCCCGATTGGGCCCGGCAGCATGGCGCCGCCGGCGGCGCCGAGAACTTCTCCTTCGACGGCGTCGACTTCGGCGATCTGTTCGAGCGCTTCGGCGCGCGCGGCGGGCGTGGGGCGCGTGGCGGCCCGTTCGGCGCGGGGAACGGCCAACTACCCGGACAGGACTTCGAAGTGCCGGTCGAGATCAGCATCGAGGATGCGTATCGCGGGACCACTCTCGAGCTGAATCTCTCGATGCCTGAATACGACGCGTCCGGACAGCTGCGGCGCGTGCCGCACGTCGTGAAGGCACGCGTGGCGCCCGGTGCCGTCGACGGCCAGCGGCTGCGGCTGCCGGGCAAGGGCGGCAAGGGCTTCAATGGCGGGCGCGACGGGGATCTTTATCTCGATATTTCGCTGAAAACACACCGGCTGTTTCGCGCCACCGATCACGACCTGTATCTCGATCTGCCGCTCAGCCCCTGGGAAGCCGCATTGGGGGCGACGGTCGAAGTGCCGACGCTCGGTGGCGCGGTGAAACTCAAGGTGCCGGCGGGCACCTCGACCGGCCAGAAGCTGCGCCTGTCGGGACGCGGATTGCCGAAGCCGCGCGGCGGCGCGGGCGATCTTTTCGCGGTGACGCAGATCGTCGTCCCCGCGCAGCCGGGCGAAGGCGAACGCGCGCTGTACGAGCAGCTGCGCGACCAGTCGCAGTTCGATCCGCGCCGGCATTTTGGCGGGGAGAGTACATGA
- a CDS encoding chaperone modulator CbpM produces the protein MTDDEVLWLDEHRVVSLAELVEVSGLSEPELLDLVQVGAIPVREARGAAYTFSARVVTVARTAGRLRNDFELDTRGLGVALRLLERVSDLEREIGRLRAQLPRE, from the coding sequence ATGACCGACGACGAAGTCCTGTGGCTCGACGAGCACCGGGTAGTTAGCCTGGCGGAACTGGTCGAGGTGTCCGGGCTGAGCGAGCCCGAATTGCTCGATCTGGTACAGGTGGGCGCCATACCCGTGCGTGAAGCGCGCGGCGCGGCCTACACCTTCAGCGCGCGCGTGGTCACCGTCGCGCGGACCGCCGGCCGGCTGCGCAACGACTTCGAGCTCGACACGCGCGGCCTGGGCGTGGCGCTGCGCCTGCTCGAACGTGTGTCGGATCTGGAGCGCGAGATAGGGCGGCTGCGTGCGCAGCTGCCACGGGAGTGA